One Ignavibacterium sp. DNA segment encodes these proteins:
- a CDS encoding DUF2085 domain-containing protein → MELPVQRKLILFRLFLFVLSVIWLTGIISPCFDINLFKTVYPFQKQFYAVVCHQDINKSFTCSNIYFLVCARCSGIYLGSALTALAVILINGSFKIKTKLLVFFSLPLLADVLFTTLKVYNYNKIISAATGLFFGSIVFLYILSAIENLLLQKKNP, encoded by the coding sequence TTGGAATTACCTGTTCAGAGAAAACTGATATTATTTAGATTGTTTTTATTTGTCTTATCTGTTATTTGGCTAACAGGTATTATTTCTCCCTGTTTTGATATCAACTTATTCAAAACTGTTTATCCATTTCAAAAGCAATTCTATGCAGTAGTTTGTCATCAGGATATTAATAAGTCATTTACTTGCAGCAATATTTACTTTTTGGTTTGTGCAAGATGCAGTGGAATATATTTGGGTTCAGCTTTAACTGCATTAGCTGTTATTTTAATAAACGGATCTTTTAAGATTAAAACAAAACTTCTTGTTTTCTTTTCTTTACCGTTATTAGCTGATGTATTGTTTACAACACTTAAAGTTTATAATTATAATAAAATAATCTCAGCAGCTACCGGTTTATTTTTCGGTTCAATCGTATTTCTATATATTTTAAGTGCAATTGAAAATTTACTTTTACAGAAAAAGAATCCATGA
- a CDS encoding NHL repeat-containing protein encodes MYRIFVLIVFLSVITPAQKFEINDSYGDFNNAVSFYITANGLIYVCDKGDDEIILLDTLGNVLKTFGGYGWTNDSFDDPADIFADPLSVYVSDKNNNSIKRFDKNLNFVSSFNRNENSSSEEQFGFPLSVAVSNQGDLYLIDSDNRRVIKFDIYGNFFQNFGGIDAGKFQLKNPSQLAISSANNIYVIDNRDIFIFDNFGNGITKLQFENTLQSIRILFNNLIITDVNNNVFFSNLKSSTGNVTRLDLNYSFENTNISSAIILNSKLYILTDKNILVFSKID; translated from the coding sequence ATGTACAGAATATTTGTATTAATAGTTTTTTTAAGTGTTATTACTCCGGCTCAAAAATTTGAGATTAATGATTCTTATGGTGATTTTAATAATGCAGTTTCATTTTACATAACTGCAAATGGATTAATTTATGTTTGTGACAAAGGCGATGATGAAATTATCTTACTTGATACTTTAGGAAATGTTTTAAAAACATTTGGCGGATATGGCTGGACAAACGATTCATTTGATGACCCTGCTGATATCTTTGCCGATCCTTTATCAGTTTATGTTTCTGATAAGAATAATAACTCAATTAAAAGATTTGATAAGAATTTAAATTTCGTTTCTTCATTTAATAGAAATGAAAACAGCAGTTCAGAAGAACAATTTGGCTTTCCGTTAAGTGTTGCGGTTTCAAATCAGGGAGACCTTTACCTGATTGATTCTGATAACAGAAGAGTAATTAAATTTGATATCTACGGAAATTTTTTTCAGAACTTCGGCGGTATTGATGCAGGCAAATTTCAGCTTAAAAATCCTTCACAACTTGCAATTTCATCTGCTAACAACATCTATGTAATTGATAATAGAGATATTTTTATCTTTGATAACTTTGGCAATGGTATTACCAAACTTCAATTTGAAAATACACTTCAATCTATAAGGATATTGTTTAATAATCTGATCATAACTGATGTAAACAACAATGTTTTCTTTTCTAATCTTAAATCCAGCACCGGCAATGTAACCAGGCTGGATTTAAATTATTCCTTTGAGAATACAAACATCAGTTCGGCTATTATTCTAAACAGTAAACTTTATATTCTTACTGATAAAAATATTTTAGTCTTCTCCAAAATTGATTGA
- a CDS encoding (2Fe-2S) ferredoxin domain-containing protein — MKRFEKHIFVCENSRPADHPRGCCSQKGSQVIRELLKSRLKELGLGSTIRANSSGCLDACEFGPSIVVYPEQVWYGGVKKEDVEEIIQSHLINNVPVKRLFINHPLYFRDNETDK; from the coding sequence ATGAAACGATTTGAAAAACATATTTTTGTGTGTGAAAATTCAAGACCTGCTGATCATCCGCGCGGTTGCTGCTCTCAAAAAGGAAGTCAGGTAATAAGGGAATTGCTTAAATCAAGATTGAAAGAATTAGGACTGGGCTCAACAATTAGAGCAAATAGCAGCGGCTGTCTGGATGCTTGTGAATTTGGTCCTTCGATTGTTGTTTATCCAGAACAAGTTTGGTATGGCGGAGTTAAGAAGGAAGATGTTGAAGAAATCATTCAATCACATTTGATTAACAATGTTCCGGTAAAAAGGTTGTTTATCAATCATCCTCTTTATTTCAGAGATAATGAAACAGACAAATAA